Proteins encoded in a region of the Mycoplasma mobile 163K genome:
- the cls gene encoding cardiolipin synthase produces MFTPKIINRIFISFISIAFIFLISIIFIILGAPLWLIGLGVFYAINLVCNTVLILQDRHSDAKISWFFILTFIPVIAHAIYFIFGQKYKKRVSRDEYIKKTNEFFQFQNQTNLLEIELKENIRTLLQRQEIFTQRKYQKAKTTFFFETTNAYKQIFEDLENAKEFIHLHFYIIKTGEIWEHFRKIITKKRSEGVEIRMIVDDFGNWSMPKSEIDYFKKIGVQIKIFGKVYFPFIGSDNGFRTHRKIVIIDGKILHTGGMNLSDEYASLSKTYGYWIDINLKIEGNFVQQYSLLFLYDWFSFTKEKLDVNKYAKLNSTENNNSEIILIEDSPENDEPILEESLITWIENSNKKITISTPYFIPTFRLFLAIKKALMSGVEVEIFLPGQADKKYVYVVSLYYAKKIAKYGAKIMILNNVFLHSKTALFDQELSYIGTMNIDTRSLYSQYETTNLFLDKDSIQKLEKNFNDYRNISTLLKIKKSSKILEFFIGIFAKLFSPLM; encoded by the coding sequence ATGTTTACACCAAAAATAATTAATAGAATATTTATTTCCTTTATCTCGATTGCTTTTATTTTTTTGATTTCAATCATTTTTATAATCTTAGGAGCTCCTTTATGATTAATTGGTTTAGGAGTTTTCTATGCAATTAATTTAGTATGTAATACTGTTTTAATCTTACAAGATCGTCATAGTGATGCAAAAATTTCTTGATTTTTTATTTTGACTTTTATTCCTGTAATTGCTCATGCTATTTATTTTATTTTTGGGCAAAAATACAAAAAAAGAGTATCAAGAGATGAATACATTAAAAAGACAAATGAATTTTTCCAATTTCAAAACCAAACTAATTTATTAGAAATTGAATTAAAGGAAAATATTAGAACTCTTTTACAAAGACAAGAAATTTTTACTCAAAGAAAATATCAAAAGGCTAAGACAACTTTTTTCTTTGAAACAACTAATGCTTACAAGCAAATTTTTGAAGATTTAGAAAATGCTAAGGAATTTATTCACTTGCATTTTTATATTATCAAAACAGGAGAAATATGGGAACATTTTCGAAAAATCATTACTAAAAAAAGATCTGAAGGTGTTGAAATAAGAATGATTGTAGATGATTTTGGTAATTGAAGTATGCCTAAGTCAGAAATTGATTATTTTAAAAAAATAGGAGTCCAAATAAAAATTTTCGGAAAAGTTTATTTTCCTTTTATTGGGAGTGATAATGGTTTTAGAACTCACAGAAAAATTGTTATTATTGATGGAAAAATTTTACATACAGGTGGAATGAATTTATCTGATGAATATGCTAGTCTTAGTAAAACATATGGTTATTGAATAGATATTAATTTAAAAATTGAAGGAAACTTTGTTCAACAATATTCACTACTATTTTTATATGACTGATTTAGTTTTACAAAAGAAAAATTAGATGTAAATAAATATGCAAAATTAAATTCTACAGAAAATAACAATTCAGAAATAATTTTAATTGAAGATTCCCCAGAAAATGATGAGCCTATTTTAGAAGAAAGTTTAATAACTTGAATTGAAAATTCAAATAAAAAAATCACAATAAGTACCCCATATTTTATTCCGACTTTTAGGTTATTTTTAGCAATTAAAAAAGCTTTAATGTCTGGTGTTGAAGTAGAAATTTTTTTACCAGGACAAGCTGATAAAAAATATGTCTATGTTGTTAGTTTATACTATGCTAAGAAAATTGCAAAATATGGAGCAAAAATAATGATTTTGAATAATGTTTTCTTACATTCTAAAACAGCACTTTTTGACCAAGAATTGAGTTATATCGGAACAATGAATATAGACACAAGAAGCCTTTATTCACAATACGAAACAACAAATTTATTTTTAGATAAAGATAGTATTCAAAAACTTGAAAAGAATTTTAATGATTATAGAAATATTTCAACACTATTAAAAATTAAAAAATCAAGTAAAATTCTTGAATTTTTCATTGGAATTTTTGCTAAATTATTCAGTCCTTTGATGTAA
- a CDS encoding chromate transporter, with protein MKRKNKIQDENNYKKQPTVFNVFLFILIVTFVGFGGGNALMPIIKKYSVDKYEWLTISEFDDLVITVNLIPGPSVIQALSYVSIKLLGKFKGTMVCLIANLPSIFFALGIFISLGSINRNWLLVISTAVIPLIIGVVLAFSYQYYKTSRKELSFPIWFLIFIFTFAFSFFIPSPYNISALVLVFILLSVFIFEFFRQKRKSKTKKNISNFSKEEEIK; from the coding sequence ATGAAGAGAAAAAATAAAATCCAAGATGAAAATAATTACAAAAAACAACCAACAGTTTTTAATGTTTTTTTGTTCATCTTAATTGTTACTTTTGTAGGTTTTGGTGGTGGAAATGCTTTAATGCCAATAATAAAAAAATATTCTGTAGATAAATATGAATGATTAACAATATCAGAATTTGATGATTTAGTAATTACAGTAAATTTAATTCCAGGACCAAGTGTTATTCAGGCTTTAAGTTATGTTTCAATTAAACTACTTGGAAAATTTAAAGGTACTATGGTTTGTTTAATTGCAAATTTACCTTCTATTTTTTTTGCTTTAGGTATTTTTATATCTTTAGGATCAATAAATAGAAATTGATTATTAGTTATTTCTACTGCTGTAATTCCTTTGATAATTGGAGTGGTTTTAGCTTTTTCATATCAGTATTATAAAACTAGTAGAAAGGAATTGTCTTTTCCAATTTGGTTTTTAATTTTTATTTTCACCTTTGCTTTTAGTTTTTTTATTCCTTCACCATATAATATTTCAGCTCTTGTATTAGTGTTTATTTTATTAAGTGTTTTTATTTTTGAATTTTTTAGACAAAAGAGAAAATCAAAAACAAAGAAAAATATTTCAAATTTTTCAAAAGAAGAGGAGATAAAATAA
- the parC gene encoding DNA topoisomerase IV subunit A, whose translation MKTNELKDKFLLQSLDGIMSNRYGVYAKYIIQQRALPDVRDGLKPVQRRILYSMHELGLTSEKPFKKSARVVGDVIGKYHPHGDSSIYEAMVRMSQEWKMNVPLIQMHGNIGSIDDDPAAAMRYTEARLSKISSLLLSDIKSDTVSFSLNFDDSEKEPTVLPAFFPNLLVNGARGIAAGFATEIPPHNLGEVIDGIIAKIKNPNIKIETLNTIIKGPDFPTGGIIYGIDGIKEAAFSGRGRITITSKYEVHKNQIVITEIPYGVVKSKLVRQIDEINLDKNIGGMNEVRDETNRDGIKIVIDLEAGADASKIMKFLMQKTELQLYYSYNNIAIHNNAPVLMNLHDLIQAFLDHVKVIQTNKINFELEKLSKRLEIIEGFIKLTEISDQVIEMIRKSEGSKVGVVENLIKIFNFSEIQAESIANLRLYRLSKTDVEEFIKEKQELETRINFLKTLLSSESEFNAELIKIFKDIKKTYATPRKTEIKDQALKLDVSLSDLIQAEETFVGISRDGYIKRFNQKIHDSNEMQTYLLKEDDALIFLSKTLTTGKLLIFTNQGNYISIPIFKIAEEKWKNLGIHLNDFATLLPNEFLIKVLYVDDFSKDFSITLITKKGFGKKVQLPEFEVSRENKSYPAIKFKKDGDELLNAFITNDRLDILLVNTKLEVYKFSENDFKTYGIKAAGVKISDNATKFEISAAIAYSQNDTLVFLTESGHARKINPKKVDILNQKSIKTFLSTSAKPSGKIIKYIFNLNDNVDLAIRTTDSIVTINTKEISETESFTNLHTKGIYGAISLGDNSKLISNKLKHPIENLIPEQKVKLEKDKQNLKFEDDQIVDNALSKINKIPLFDVDSIIKKKK comes from the coding sequence CTCATGGTGATAGTAGTATTTATGAAGCTATGGTAAGAATGTCTCAAGAATGAAAAATGAATGTTCCTCTAATTCAAATGCATGGAAATATTGGAAGTATTGATGATGATCCAGCTGCTGCTATGCGTTATACAGAAGCACGTTTAAGCAAAATTAGCTCTCTTTTATTAAGTGATATTAAAAGTGATACTGTTTCTTTTTCATTAAATTTTGATGATAGTGAAAAAGAACCCACAGTTTTACCTGCTTTTTTTCCAAATTTATTAGTTAATGGAGCAAGAGGAATTGCCGCAGGTTTTGCTACAGAAATTCCTCCTCATAATTTAGGTGAAGTAATTGATGGAATTATTGCCAAAATCAAAAATCCTAATATTAAAATAGAAACTCTAAACACAATTATTAAAGGGCCTGATTTTCCTACTGGTGGAATTATTTATGGAATTGATGGAATAAAAGAAGCTGCTTTTAGTGGAAGAGGAAGAATTACAATTACTTCAAAGTATGAAGTTCATAAAAATCAAATTGTAATTACAGAAATTCCTTATGGTGTTGTTAAGTCAAAATTAGTTAGACAAATTGACGAAATTAATTTAGATAAAAATATTGGTGGAATGAACGAAGTAAGAGATGAAACTAACCGTGATGGAATAAAAATTGTAATCGATCTTGAAGCAGGTGCAGACGCTTCTAAAATTATGAAATTTTTAATGCAAAAAACAGAATTGCAACTTTATTATTCATATAACAACATTGCCATTCATAATAATGCACCTGTTTTGATGAATTTACATGATTTAATTCAAGCCTTTTTAGACCATGTTAAAGTCATCCAAACTAATAAAATTAATTTTGAACTAGAAAAATTGTCAAAAAGATTAGAAATTATTGAAGGATTTATAAAATTAACTGAAATTAGTGATCAAGTTATTGAAATGATTCGTAAAAGTGAAGGCTCAAAAGTAGGTGTAGTTGAAAACTTAATAAAAATTTTTAATTTTAGTGAAATTCAAGCTGAATCAATTGCTAATTTAAGATTGTATAGATTAAGTAAAACTGATGTTGAAGAATTTATAAAAGAAAAGCAAGAACTAGAAACTAGAATTAATTTTTTAAAAACACTTCTAAGTAGTGAAAGTGAATTTAATGCTGAATTGATTAAAATTTTTAAAGACATCAAAAAAACTTATGCAACCCCAAGAAAAACTGAAATTAAAGATCAGGCCTTAAAACTAGATGTTTCATTATCTGATTTAATTCAAGCAGAAGAAACATTTGTAGGAATTTCAAGAGATGGATACATCAAAAGATTTAATCAAAAAATTCATGATTCAAATGAAATGCAAACATATTTATTAAAAGAAGATGATGCTTTGATTTTCTTAAGTAAAACTCTAACAACAGGGAAATTACTAATTTTTACAAATCAAGGAAACTATATTTCTATTCCAATTTTTAAAATTGCAGAAGAGAAATGAAAAAATTTAGGAATTCATTTAAACGATTTTGCGACTCTTTTGCCAAATGAATTTTTAATAAAAGTTTTATATGTTGATGATTTTTCAAAAGATTTTTCAATTACTTTGATTACAAAAAAAGGTTTTGGAAAAAAAGTTCAATTACCTGAATTTGAAGTGAGTAGAGAAAATAAATCCTATCCAGCAATTAAATTTAAAAAAGATGGTGATGAACTTTTAAATGCTTTTATTACTAATGATCGTTTAGATATTTTGTTAGTTAATACAAAATTAGAAGTTTATAAATTCAGTGAAAATGATTTTAAAACTTACGGAATTAAAGCAGCTGGTGTAAAAATTTCTGATAATGCTACTAAATTTGAAATTAGCGCTGCTATTGCTTATAGTCAAAATGATACTTTAGTGTTTTTGACTGAAAGTGGACATGCAAGAAAAATAAATCCGAAAAAAGTGGATATTTTAAATCAAAAATCAATCAAAACATTTTTAAGTACATCAGCAAAACCAAGTGGGAAAATTATTAAATATATTTTTAATCTTAATGATAATGTGGATTTAGCAATAAGAACAACTGATTCAATTGTTACAATTAATACAAAAGAAATTTCTGAAACAGAATCCTTTACAAATTTACATACAAAAGGAATTTATGGCGCTATTTCTTTAGGAGATAATTCAAAATTAATTTCGAATAAGTTAAAACATCCTATTGAAAATTTAATTCCTGAACAAAAAGTAAAACTTGAAAAAGATAAACAAAATTTAAAATTTGAAGATGATCAAATTGTAGATAATGCTTTAAGCAAAATCAATAAGATTCCTTTATTTGATGTTGATTCAATTATTAAAAAGAAAAAGTAA
- a CDS encoding EamA family transporter, translating into MNNFLRKIKFLGKDTEISIAKTKKYKIGIIYGVFVGIIFGIIPIVTILNNTQIYESLRLSQQFVSVNAMNSIARGASISAFNDMWTFLLNGLLLLVLPGMAKNWKKVKDLIKTKAGFYTLLAGLFGGPLGNTFFFAVFVLLSPSIGSVFFVLEMVFSAGVGIIIFKRKIGKRVWYGLGLMTLLIVFMLVAQTIAVGGTNSNVIAGSILGTIAIACYTAEALIVDRAVSINKIKGINGLHFLQLKAISSTVFGILILIPLTSGIFGIMFQGVFPDVQNSANIVDINVVNNVNNLGGISNINAITGYLAFAKLFTVMSFPIAFVGSLLLFAGRISFYNAIEKTGATLTNTLFQIQVIVTPIIGGILFGISQALGVESIGGGDAIYVKISLENQLWFQPLFWTLSILVLISAWFVSLNKIPINRLKENTEFIKKTLVPKN; encoded by the coding sequence ATGAATAATTTTTTAAGAAAAATTAAATTTCTCGGAAAAGACACTGAAATTTCTATTGCAAAAACTAAAAAATACAAAATTGGAATTATTTATGGTGTATTTGTAGGTATTATTTTTGGAATCATTCCAATAGTGACTATTCTTAACAATACACAAATCTACGAATCACTAAGATTAAGTCAACAATTTGTTAGTGTTAATGCAATGAATTCAATAGCTAGAGGTGCTTCAATATCTGCTTTTAATGATATGTGAACATTTTTGCTAAATGGTTTACTTTTATTAGTTTTACCTGGAATGGCTAAAAATTGAAAGAAAGTAAAGGATTTAATAAAAACTAAAGCTGGATTTTATACTTTATTAGCAGGCCTTTTTGGCGGGCCATTAGGAAATACTTTTTTCTTTGCTGTATTTGTTTTACTATCTCCTTCAATTGGAAGTGTTTTTTTTGTTCTAGAAATGGTTTTTTCAGCAGGAGTAGGAATAATAATTTTTAAGAGAAAAATCGGAAAAAGAGTTTGATATGGACTTGGATTGATGACACTTTTAATAGTATTTATGCTTGTTGCTCAAACAATTGCTGTTGGAGGCACAAATTCAAATGTTATTGCAGGTTCTATTTTAGGAACTATTGCAATAGCTTGTTATACTGCAGAGGCTTTAATTGTAGATAGAGCTGTTTCAATTAACAAAATAAAAGGAATTAATGGACTTCACTTTTTACAATTAAAAGCAATTTCTTCAACTGTTTTTGGAATTTTAATTTTGATTCCTCTAACAAGTGGAATTTTTGGAATAATGTTTCAAGGAGTATTTCCAGATGTGCAAAATTCAGCAAATATAGTTGATATAAATGTTGTGAATAATGTAAATAATTTAGGAGGGATTTCTAATATTAATGCGATTACTGGATATTTAGCTTTTGCAAAACTTTTTACAGTTATGAGTTTTCCGATAGCTTTTGTAGGTTCACTATTGTTATTTGCTGGTAGGATTTCATTTTATAATGCAATTGAAAAAACAGGGGCAACTTTAACAAATACTCTATTTCAAATTCAAGTAATTGTTACTCCTATAATTGGGGGGATTCTTTTTGGAATTAGTCAAGCTTTAGGTGTCGAAAGTATTGGAGGCGGAGATGCTATATATGTGAAAATTTCTCTTGAAAATCAACTTTGATTTCAACCACTATTTTGAACTTTATCTATATTAGTATTAATTTCTGCTTGGTTTGTTTCTTTAAATAAAATTCCAATAAACAGACTAAAAGAAAATACTGAATTTATTAAAAAAACTTTAGTTCCTAAAAATTAA
- a CDS encoding pseudouridine synthase, with product MEKIRIQKLISQAGISSRRAAEDLILKKRVKINGVIAKIGDKASLEDVILVDEKVISKEEKVYYLLNKPKNVVTTLKDNFNRSIITDFIDEKKYKIFPVGRLDYDTTGIIILTNDGETANKLLHPKYEIPRIYEVIIDKELSLEEIKYLNSQEVFLNSKKSFQEVSKISNYKYKIKLHQGSYHHIKKLFEIVGKKVKDLNRTEYAFFNLENLSIGNYRKLNKHEIDRLLNFVKNK from the coding sequence GTGGAAAAAATAAGAATTCAAAAATTAATATCACAAGCCGGAATTTCGAGCAGAAGGGCAGCTGAAGATTTAATCTTAAAAAAGAGAGTAAAAATTAATGGAGTAATTGCTAAAATTGGAGATAAAGCTTCTTTAGAAGATGTGATTTTAGTTGATGAAAAGGTTATTTCTAAAGAAGAAAAAGTTTATTATTTATTAAATAAACCTAAAAATGTTGTCACTACTTTAAAAGATAATTTTAACAGATCCATAATAACTGATTTTATTGATGAAAAAAAATATAAAATATTTCCTGTTGGAAGATTAGATTATGATACAACAGGAATTATTATTTTGACTAATGATGGAGAAACTGCAAATAAGCTTTTGCATCCTAAATATGAAATACCTCGAATTTACGAAGTAATTATTGATAAAGAACTTAGTTTAGAAGAAATAAAATACTTAAATTCCCAAGAAGTTTTTTTAAATAGTAAAAAAAGTTTTCAAGAAGTATCAAAAATAAGTAATTATAAATACAAAATAAAATTACACCAAGGTTCATATCACCATATAAAAAAATTGTTTGAAATTGTAGGAAAAAAAGTAAAGGATTTGAATCGAACTGAATATGCTTTTTTTAACTTAGAAAATTTATCAATAGGTAATTATAGAAAACTAAATAAACATGAAATAGATAGACTTTTGAATTTTGTTAAAAATAAATAA
- a CDS encoding diadenylate cyclase, translating to MDTNLIFFSILIVIGIIILIFVSSIYIARLWSFLFRTSKYTKLGQSSKIRLIHQVKEAVEILSKTKTGAIITIENKDQLDNFRTDGIIIDANISSSLIISLFNKHSPLHDGAIIIRNNKILYASTYYKITRKSVDNKYGARHRAAMGVSEQTDAITIVVSEETGNITIVKNGQFATVKLDDFQNELIKSLRV from the coding sequence ATTGATACAAATTTGATATTTTTTTCAATTTTAATTGTAATAGGTATTATTATATTAATTTTTGTATCTTCAATTTATATTGCAAGATTATGAAGTTTTTTATTCAGAACTTCTAAATATACAAAATTAGGACAATCAAGTAAAATAAGATTGATTCACCAAGTTAAAGAAGCTGTTGAAATCTTATCAAAAACAAAAACTGGTGCAATTATTACAATTGAAAATAAAGATCAATTAGACAATTTCAGAACAGATGGAATTATTATTGATGCAAATATTAGCTCTTCTTTAATTATTAGTTTATTTAATAAACATTCTCCTCTACATGATGGTGCAATTATTATTAGAAATAATAAAATTTTATATGCTTCAACTTATTATAAAATCACAAGAAAATCAGTTGATAATAAATATGGTGCAAGACATCGTGCTGCAATGGGAGTAAGTGAACAGACAGATGCGATCACAATTGTAGTTTCAGAAGAAACAGGAAATATTACAATTGTAAAAAATGGCCAATTTGCTACAGTCAAATTAGATGATTTCCAAAATGAATTAATCAAATCTTTAAGAGTTTAA
- a CDS encoding chromate transporter yields MFIALGVSIVGVFIISMIVFGGGQVFIPLFRSLWTLMGQFSGIKLQALNEQMDAMITAANATPGVVSTQFALFTGFIVANGAWWGWLSMLLTYVIFTLPAILFMLLGMKFVKKSSTNIYLKNAIVFLRPAISAILVALAVQLFIGASFPNVIFNGQVYVGLVNPSNSFFVGWRFWVLIAWVPLVIIESFILINKKVSLLLLIITHIVVAILIFAPWVV; encoded by the coding sequence ATGTTTATTGCTTTAGGTGTTTCGATTGTTGGCGTTTTTATTATTTCGATGATTGTTTTTGGTGGTGGACAAGTTTTTATTCCTCTATTTAGATCATTATGAACATTAATGGGTCAATTTTCTGGAATCAAATTACAAGCTTTAAATGAACAAATGGATGCGATGATAACTGCAGCTAATGCAACTCCTGGAGTTGTATCAACTCAATTTGCTCTTTTTACAGGATTCATTGTTGCAAATGGTGCTTGATGAGGTTGATTATCTATGTTACTCACATATGTAATTTTTACTTTACCTGCAATTTTATTTATGCTTTTAGGAATGAAATTTGTTAAAAAATCTTCAACTAATATTTATTTAAAAAATGCTATTGTTTTTCTAAGGCCTGCAATTTCAGCAATTCTAGTGGCTTTAGCCGTTCAATTATTCATTGGCGCAAGTTTTCCTAATGTTATTTTTAACGGTCAAGTTTATGTAGGTTTAGTAAATCCTTCTAATTCATTTTTTGTAGGATGAAGATTTTGAGTTTTGATTGCTTGAGTACCTCTTGTAATTATTGAATCTTTTATTTTGATAAACAAAAAAGTTTCTCTTCTACTTTTGATTATCACTCATATTGTTGTTGCGATATTGATTTTTGCACCTTGAGTTGTTTAA